A window of Flavobacterium flavigenum contains these coding sequences:
- a CDS encoding glycosyltransferase family 2 protein codes for MKHTVVIPLYNKEKYIYDTIRSLAFQEKKPSQIIIVDDCSTDQSLIYLKDSLSFFAPQFLQTKVQIIELRENKGPGNARNIGIELACGDLISFLDADDCYTPSCLSQVNSIMEQENIGILILGILLVPSEYYLPKITSFEAELISLSNDLFLIPDVLHTISSPDFIMGVGSNVVIHKKILGEIRYETNVSLNEGIDFWYRILKTKETRVGLLNTTCIEVREIEGSLSRTSYKNWKDLQIPVSIKRYQKSPNRYDQQLMGMLSQRWQEHAMERLPSWQQKALFLLNHSKILIKNYYYFKRRNR; via the coding sequence ATGAAACATACGGTTGTTATTCCTCTTTACAATAAGGAAAAGTATATTTATGATACAATCCGTTCCCTGGCTTTTCAGGAAAAAAAGCCATCACAAATTATTATTGTAGATGATTGCAGTACTGATCAAAGTCTGATTTACCTCAAAGATTCATTATCATTTTTCGCCCCGCAATTTTTGCAGACCAAAGTTCAAATCATCGAATTGAGAGAAAATAAAGGTCCGGGCAATGCCAGAAATATTGGTATTGAACTGGCCTGCGGAGATCTTATCAGTTTTTTGGACGCTGATGACTGTTATACTCCTTCTTGTTTAAGTCAAGTCAATTCAATAATGGAACAGGAAAATATAGGCATTTTAATTCTGGGGATTCTGTTGGTTCCGTCAGAATATTATCTGCCAAAAATTACATCTTTTGAAGCAGAATTGATTTCTCTTTCCAATGATTTGTTTTTAATTCCCGATGTTTTGCACACGATTAGTTCACCGGATTTCATTATGGGAGTTGGCAGTAATGTTGTAATCCACAAAAAAATATTGGGAGAAATCCGCTACGAAACCAATGTTTCCTTAAACGAAGGGATTGATTTTTGGTATCGGATCCTCAAAACAAAAGAAACCCGGGTTGGATTACTGAATACAACCTGTATTGAAGTAAGAGAGATTGAAGGAAGTTTGTCCCGGACTAGTTATAAAAATTGGAAAGATCTACAAATTCCGGTTTCAATCAAGCGATATCAGAAAAGTCCGAATCGATACGACCAACAATTAATGGGTATGTTGTCACAAAGATGGCAGGAGCATGCAATGGAGCGATTGCCTTCCTGGCAGCAAAAAGCGTTATTCCTCTTAAATCATTCTAAAATTTTAATCAAAAACTACTATTATTTCAAAAGAAGAAATCGATAA